Part of the Bacteroides acidifaciens genome, TAATACGTCTACCGAATGATATTGGCGGGCGTGTGTTTCCTCATGGGTAATGATTTCGCTGATTTCGGACTCCGTATGCGACTGTGGATAAATGAATATCCATCGGAAGAAAGAGAATGGACCGTTTACTTTCTTTAAAAGATGTACGCGTGTCCCTTGTATAGTGCTTTTTGAACACTGGATGTGCAATCGTATGATACTGCCTAACTGTAGAAGGAAACGTGTTGCCAGGAATAATACCCCGCTCCAATAGATGATTTTCATAAAGAGTATGGTTAATTCTTGCCAATTCATCGTAGGTTCTTGTTGTGGGGTAACAGTTTGCTCCGGAAGTATTATTGTCGCATAAAGATCTGCCATTGCCACCATTGGCTCGTGAGCCTTGATCCATTCTTGAATATTCAATAAAGGATAAAGCAAGGAGATGGCAAAGAAGCTCAGCAAAGCTATCCGACGCCAATGGAAGAAGGTGTCTTTATAGAAAAACAGCCGATAGAATGCGTAGAATAGAGCTATCGCTACATTTATCTTTAGAAAATAGGTTAATTCCGGAGTCATAGTAATAAATATTTTCTATTAATCTTCTTTCCCTTTTTCAATCAAGTCGATGATGTCTTTGAGGTCATCGGTCGAAATCTTTTGGTCTTTGGCAAAGAAAGAAACCATTTCTTTGTAAGAGTTCTCAAAATAGTTGCGAACTACACCGCTCATAAAATGGCGTTTATACTCATTTTCGCGAATTGCGGGAGTGTATTGGTAGGTATTACCCACACGCTTTGATGCGACGTATCCTTTTCGCTCGAGGTTCTTCACGATAGACGCTACTGTAGTATACGGTGGAGTCGGTTGCGTATACTTCGCTACGATGTCCTTAACGAAACAGCTTTGTAACTCCCAAATGTAGATCATTACTTCTTCTTCTTGTATAGTTAACTTTTCCATGGAGATGTTGTTTAATTACGAATACTTCGCAAAACTACGAATAATTCGTAAGTGTGCAATAATTAGTGGGTTAATAAATGTAAATGCATAATTGTTGCAAGAATGTATTGATTGTTTTATTCTGATGAAAATACATAAGCATGAAAAATGCTCGGATAAGCATTATTTTTGCTTTAATAGTCACGTTTTAATAACATTTATGCTAATAATAGTCTATTAGATATTTTTTTATTTAAAATAAATGAAATATATTTGTGGATATGAAACAGACGTTAAATATGGATGGTGTGTTTCGATACGCTGGTAAAGTTCGGAAAATTCCCCGCACCTAGTAACAAAACTATTAACTAACAATGCTGACCGAAGGGAAGAGGGAGGCAAACTAAAAAAATAAATGATATGAAAAAAGGTTTGATTTTTGTGCTATTTGCACTTGTTTCTGTCGTTTCTTATTCTCAGATTTCTTGGAATGCCAAAGTAGGTATGAATATGAGTAACTTTACCGGAGACTCTGATACTGATATGAGAATTGGGTTTAATGTTGGTATTGGTATGGAATACCAATTTACTGATATGTGGTCTATTCAACCTTCTTTGATGTTTACTCAGAAAGGAGCTAAAATGGATGAATTGAAAGCTAATCCAATGTATTTAGAAATTCCAGTAATGGCTGCTGCGAGATTTGAAATTGCTGAAAATCAGAATATTGTGGTGAAAGCAGGTCCTTATTTTGGATTTGGTATTGCTGGTAAATATAAAGCAGGCGGTGAAAAAATTGATTTCTTTAAAGATATTAAAGATGAAGATGGAGATATCTTGATGGAAGGTGCAAAGAAATTTGATGCTGGTCTTGGTGTAGGTGTCGCTTATGAAATTAATAAATTCTTTATTGATTTGACTGGAGAATTTGGTTTGGCTAAAATTTATGATGGCGATGGTGCTCCGAAAAACATGAACTTCTCTATCGGTGTAGGTTATAAATTCTAATAAGATTATACTCTCTTTATAATATCTC contains:
- a CDS encoding BlaI/MecI/CopY family transcriptional regulator; translated protein: MEKLTIQEEEVMIYIWELQSCFVKDIVAKYTQPTPPYTTVASIVKNLERKGYVASKRVGNTYQYTPAIRENEYKRHFMSGVVRNYFENSYKEMVSFFAKDQKISTDDLKDIIDLIEKGKED
- a CDS encoding porin family protein, giving the protein MKKGLIFVLFALVSVVSYSQISWNAKVGMNMSNFTGDSDTDMRIGFNVGIGMEYQFTDMWSIQPSLMFTQKGAKMDELKANPMYLEIPVMAAARFEIAENQNIVVKAGPYFGFGIAGKYKAGGEKIDFFKDIKDEDGDILMEGAKKFDAGLGVGVAYEINKFFIDLTGEFGLAKIYDGDGAPKNMNFSIGVGYKF